A single region of the Anomaloglossus baeobatrachus isolate aAnoBae1 chromosome 2, aAnoBae1.hap1, whole genome shotgun sequence genome encodes:
- the PMEL gene encoding melanocyte protein PMEL, with protein sequence MRVIWQLSVLWLLCAGIEAQNRSRNRIQQNALEVQSKKRLPFKSWNSQMYPVWRGSEAQKRDCWKGGQVNFTIQNDAPTLTGAKATFFIQLNFPHNQTILPNGQVVWSQNCTNNSTWVSAGEPVYADESAEGSKCTFPDGRPFPRDAEKKRSKFVYVWQAWGKYWQVVDGPSSNLTVETDGVPLGSYTMDVVVYHYRGRQKFIPIGSTSSQFAITDQIPVSVSISQVLDLDQEDKRFIQNRAVSFSVTVHDPSNYLKESDISFSWDFGDESGTLITRNTGVTHTFVSPGVFKAKVVVQAAIPISPCGSAAPVVTSAQEDVTTNQPAEPTTGAATTNGEQLTVVPSGTTVLVPINSTLSLDEADGLSPTETSINDEVAVNSASVEPGTDQATVPNAIFEAETSQVVVIDSEGTGTESLPEVLPATQEVLPNAQEVPTEAVLINGEDTGTETLPEILPTTQEVGASNAEAVPSEVVVETGTPLSEDIVESAAPSVATGEGFTTQAPAEVTDLAASSEVAQVTEANGEVLLLAKRQAPEGPNVGCLLYRYGTFASDLQIVSGIESVQIVQVEPIVAAGLDNAVDLMVTCQGSVPREACTIISDPNCENPQQTVCNPVEPSSDCQLVLRQVFNDSGVYCVNVSLTDDVSLAVASAQVSVSGAASSVSGIAVTVGVLIVALAIATVAYTYRRLKTYTPLRSEHSGNWFPDRPSLRLFIQNALGRSLSGENSPLLNGRVV encoded by the exons ATGAGGGTGATCTGGCAGCTGTCTGTTCTGTGGTTGCTGTGTGCTGGGATAGAGGCACAGAACA GGTCTCGAAACAGGATCCAGCAGAATGCTTTAGAGGTGCAAAGTAAAAAACGTCTGCCCTTCAAGTCATGGAACAGCCAGATGTACCCCGTCTGGAGAGGAAGTGAAGCCCAGAAGAGAGACTGTTGGAAAG GAGGCCAGGTGAACTTTACTATCCAAAATGATGCCCCAACATTGACTGGTGCTAAAGCTACATTCTTCATCCAGCTGAACTTCCCCCACAATCAGACTATATTGCCTAATGGACAGGTTGTGTGGAGCCAAAACTGCACTAACAATA GCACCTGGGTGTCGGCAGGTGAACCAGTCTATGCTGATGAGTCTGCAGAAGGTTCCAAATGTACCTTTCCAGATGGCCGTCCTTTCCCACGTGATGCTGAGAAGAAACGCAGTAAATTTGTCTACGTCTGGCAAGCATGGG GAAAGTACTGGCAGGTGGTAGATGGTCCTTCTTCCAATCTAACAGTGGAGACAGATGGCGTTCCACTTGGCTCATACACAATGGATGTTGTTGTATACCATTATCGAGGGAGACAGAAATTCATCCCCATTGGCAGTACATCCTCTCAGTTTGCAATCACTG ATCAGATACCGGTCTCTGTCTCCATATCACAAGTACTTGATCTGGACCAGGAGGACAAGCGCTTCATCCAGAACAGAGCAGTGTCCTTCTCTGTAACAGTTCATGACCCGAGCAACTATCTCAAGGAGTCTGACATATCTTTCTCCTGGGATTTTGGAGATGAGAGTGGTACACTTATAACTCGGAACACAGGCGTAACTCATACATTTGTTTCTCCTGGTGTATTTAAAGCTAAAGTTGTTGTTCAGGCTGCCATTCCAATCTCTCCATGTGGCAGTGCTGCTCCTGTGGTGACATCGGCACAAGAGGACGTGACTACAAATCAACCAGCAGAACCCACAACTGGAGCAGCTACAACAAATGGTGAACAACTGACTG TGGTTCCCAGTGGTACAACAGTATTGGTGCCAATTAATTCAACATTATCACTTGATGAAGCGGATGGTCTGTCTCCAACTGAGACTTCCATTAATGATGAGGTGGCTGTAAACTCTGCATCAGTAGAGCCTGGAACTGATCAAGCAACTGTACCAAATGCTATTTTTGAAGCTGAAACTTCACAAGTGGTGGTGATCGATAGTGAGGGTACCGGAACAGAATCTTTGCCTGAAGTTTTGCCAGCTACCCAGGAAGTCCTTCCAAATGCACAAGAAGTGCCAACAGAAGCGGTTTTGATCAATGGTGAGGATACCGGAACAGAAACTTTGCCTGAAATCTTGCCAACTACCCAGGAAGTCGGTGCAAGTAATGCAGAAGCAGTGCCATCAGAAGTGGTTGTAGAAACTGGAACACCACTTTCTGAGGACATTGTGGAAAGTGCTGCACCGAGTGTAGCAACTGGAGAAGGCTTCACTACACAAGCACCAGCTGAAG TAACTGATCTAGCTGCATCCAGTGAAGTTGCACAAGTCACAGAAGCTAATGGAGAAGTCCTATTGCTTGCCAAGCGTCAGGCTCCAGAGGGGCCAAATGTTGGGTGCCTTCTGTATAGATATGGAACATTTGCTAGTGACCTGCAAATTGTTT CTGGTATCGAAAGTGTACAGATTGTGCAAGTGGAGCCAATTGTGGCTGCTGGGCTTGACAATGCTGTGGATCTCATGGTTACATGCCAGGGAAG TGTACCAAGAGAAGCTTGTACAATCATTTCTGACCCAAACTGTGAGAATCCACAGCAGACTGTCTGTAACCCAGTTGAGCCCTCTTCTGACTGCCAACTAGTTCTTCGCCAAGTCTTCAATGATAGTGGAGTCTACTGTGTTAACGTATCCTTGACCGATGATGTCAGCTTAGCTGTTGCTAGTGCACAAGTCAGTGTATCAG GTGCAGCATCATCAGTCAGTGGAATTGCTGTCACTGTTGGTGTACTCATAGTTGCTCTGGCTATAGCTACAGTGGCTTACACATACAG GCGTTTGAAGACTTACACTCCTCTCAGATCAGAACACTCAGGGAACTGGTTTCCTGATCGTCCATCTCTTCGCCTCTTTATTCAAAATGCCCTTGGACGTTCCTTAAGTGGGGAAAACAGCCCCCTCCTAAATGGTCGGGTGGTGTGA